Genomic DNA from Candidatus Koribacter versatilis Ellin345:
GTCTTCACCTTGTTCCAGCCAGTCGAGAATCGTCTGGTCGCCCCCGCCCAGAGCGGTCTTGATATCCACCCAGGCGCGATGCAGCGCACCCGCTGTCGAGCCCTCGATTTTCTCGTCTTTGCCCTCGGCACGAAGCTCCGGTTCCAGCTCGCGCGCAAATTCGGCACGCTCTGCGCTTACGCGTTGGGCCATGGTGCGAAGCTCGGGGCTCTTAAAGTGTTCGGCTGCCTCGCGGAACCCCTTCTCGCCATCTCGCGCCGTTTCGATGACCTTCTTCAGCACACTCACTGGTTTGTCGTTATCCATGTATACCTCCATCTAGTTCGGATGCGGATTGCGACACCCCGAGAGCTGCTGTAAAAGCAACAGCCCAGCCTCTTGCGAAGCTGGGCCGCAGCGCTCAACTTGCGCCTTACTTCTTTTCTTTCACATCCACAGAGACGGAGGTGTTCTCCCACTCCAGTTTCAGCTTGGCTGCGTCTCCGCCGGCTTGATCGAGGGAGATGGTGAACTGCTCGACCGGAGCGCTGGTTTTCGCGGAAACGAGGTTGATTCGTGCGAGGTCCTGCTTCTCGTCGTAAACCGTGCCCCATTGCTTGGTCTGCTTGTTGATGATCAGTTTCCACGCCATCTCGCCGGGCAACGTATAAACCGTGTACGCGCCCTT
This window encodes:
- a CDS encoding ferritin-like domain-containing protein, with the protein product MDNDKPVSVLKKVIETARDGEKGFREAAEHFKSPELRTMAQRVSAERAEFARELEPELRAEGKDEKIEGSTAGALHRAWVDIKTALGGGDQTILDWLEQGEDYAKKTYGEALQASLPSAAQLIVRRQYDRIVNTHDQVKRLRDQNRAA